In one Salvia splendens isolate huo1 unplaced genomic scaffold, SspV2 ctg271, whole genome shotgun sequence genomic region, the following are encoded:
- the LOC121789539 gene encoding protein FAR1-RELATED SEQUENCE 5-like: MEEVRVVPACSDQLKLVVGQRFQSLEFAIAFYDVYARAVGFDTRKQGVRKVDEVTTWYYVVCNREGHKKSIDDDQLNARSGFSMKRRRLSKRCCCKASISFKYFSDNGHPGYMVHDFNEVHNHEIVESEHQQFMTVNRHLDDVHQKFILDCSKVNIGPTLTFKVLKETLGGFDLVGCTVGDIRNASRDIKAYAHGFDVQMVLDDMAKKNEMSESYTYHYEVNENNQLVALFWCDGLMKRNYHMFGDIVAFDTTYNTNRYCMIFCPFTGKHNHGSPVTFAAGLLCNEKTGAFGWLFRRFVECMDIAPKMIVTDQDNGIRSGIEEVLVGTRHRWCMWHIMHKLSTKIPNRLLRDEAFKKEFNACVWSDLLEPDEFEEEWKRVVESHGLEDFD; encoded by the exons TTAGGGTTGTGCCTGCCTGTTCTGATCAATTAAAGCTTGTTGTTggtcagaggttccaatcaTTAGAGTTTGCAATCGCGTTTTATGATGTGTATGCTAGGGCAGTTGGGTTTGACACGCGCAAACAAGGTGTGAGGAAGGTGGACGAAGTTACAACGTGGTATTACGTCGTATGCAATAGGGAGGGCCATAAGAAGTCCATCGACGATGACCAGTTGAATGCACGTTCCGGTTTCTCAATGAAGCGCCGACGCTTATCGAAGAGATGTTGCTGTAAAGCTAGTATTTCCTTCAAGTATTTCTCTGATAATGGACATCCAGGTTATATGGTACATGATTTCAATGAGGTTCATAACCATGAGATCGTTGAGTCCGAGCACCAGCAGTTTATGACTGTGAACCGTCATTTGGATGACGTTCATCAGAAATTCATACTTGATTGTTCAAAAGTGAATATTGGACCCACATTGACATTTAAGGTATTGAAAGAAACTCTCGGTGGCTTTGACCTCGTTGGTTGTACGGTCGGTGACATCAGGAATGCGTCACGCGACATTAAAGCATATGCGCATGGGTTCGATGTGCAAATGGTATTGGACGACATGGCGAAAAAGAATGAGATGTCTGAGTCGTACACATATCATTATGAGGTTAATGAAAACAACCAGTTGGTTGCGTTGTTTTGGTGTGACGGCTTAATGAAAAGGAATTACCATATGTTCGGTGACATTGTAGCCTTTGACACCACCTATAACACAAACAG GTATTGCATGATATTCTGTCCTTTCACGGGAAAGCACAATCATGGAAGCCCTGTAACCTTTGCGGCTGGCTTGTTATGCAATGAGAAAACAGGGGCGTTCGGATGGTTGTTTAGACGTTTTGTTGAATGCATGGACATAGCACCGAAGATGATCGTGACAGATCAAGACAATGGAATAAGATCAGGCATCGAAGAGGTTCTGGTTGGCACGCGCCACCGATGGTGTATGTGGCACATAATGCACAAGTTGTCCACCAAGATCCCAAATAGGTTGCTCAGGGATGAAGCTTTCAAGAAGGAATTCAATGCATGCGTTTGGTCTGATCTGCTTGAGCCTGACGAATTTGAAGAGGAGTGGAAAAGAGTGGTGGAAAGTCATGGGTTGGAAGACTTTGACTGA